GAAGCAGTTGAGGAAGAAACTGTCCAATGCTACCGGCTCGTTTCGGTTCACCTTCGTGATGATGGCGTCATCGCGAAAGGGGTTGAGCGACCGGTCGAATCGTTCCAGCTCGGCCATGATCTCCTCCCGCAGCGAACGGCTGTAGGCATACTTGATGTGAAAGCCGGTGTGGAAGATCTCACCCTGCTCCTGATGATAGATGTAATCTTTCTTACTTCCTGAACTGTTACAGGAGAGCAACAGGAGGGAGAGCAGCAGCAGATATGTTGTTCTTTTTGACATAAACGTACCATCTATTTAACTTCGAACTTATTAACCTACAATTCTACAATTCTACAATTCTACAATTCTACAATTCTACAAACCTACTAACCTACTAACCTACTAACCTACAAACCTACCAACTTACCAACTTACCAACTTACCAACTTGCTAATTTACTAACATTTAACCGGTTTTTCTAAATCTCTTCTTCAACCCTGTAATGGTTTCGCTCCGGCGAATTCCGGGAGACCAGCTCACCCAGGAACCCGGCGAGGAAGAGCAAGGTTCCCAGTACCATCATGGTGAGGGAGATGTAGAAATAGGGGGAGTCGGTGACCAGCGTATAGGGGTTGCCATGGTGCATGTCATAGAGTTTTATCGCACCCACCAGGATCACGGCAACGAAACCGATCAGGAACATCAGGCTTCCCCAGAGACCGAAGAAGTGCATCGGCTTCCGTCCGAAGCGGTTCAGGAACCAGAGCGTCATCAGGTCGAGGTAGCCATTCACGAAGCGGCTGGCTCCAAACTTACTGCTGCCGTACTTGCGCGCCTGGTGCTGCACCACTTTCTCCGTGATCTTCCGGTAGCCGGCGTTCTTCGCCAGCACGGGAATGTAACGGTGCATGTCGTTATAGATCTCAATATCCTTCGCCAGTGCACTCTTATAGGCTTTCAGCCCGCAGTTGAAGTCATGCAGCCTGATGCCCGACACACTGCGTGCGGTGGCGTTGAACAGCTTCGATGGGAGGTTCTTGGTGATCTTGGCGTCGTATCGTTTTTTCTTCCATCCGGAGACCAGGTCATATCCCTCCTCGCTGACCATGCGGTAAAGCTCGGGGATCTCGTCGGGACTGTCCTGCAGGTCAGCATCCATGGTGATCACCACCTCCCCCTGCGCTTTTTCGAAGGCACAGTGGAGGGCAGGCGATTTGCCGTAGTTGCGTCTGAACTTGATTGCCTTCACCTTTTCCGACTCTTTGCGGAGTTGGCTGATCACCTGCCAGGAGCCATCGGTGCTGCCGTCATCCACGAAGATGATTTCGTAACTGAAACCCTGCTCCTCCATGACGCGGCGGATCCAGTCATGCAGTTCGGGAAGGGATTCTTCTTCGTTGTAGAGCGGAATTACAACTGAAATATCCATATGCTTGAGGGTCTGTTATGCTGTTTCATTTCTTTTGTATCGCATGGCGAGGGGGACGATCAGCAGCGAAAGGATCAGCCCCAGAAAGACATCGGCCATGATCACATTGCTGAAGACGTAGGTGATTGCTCCCGGCAGTGGCTGATCTGTCAGTTGGGCTGCCAACTCTTTGCCGATGGGCATTTGTGAGGCCATCTGCATCATTGCCTCGTAGATGCCGCCGATGTAAAGAGGGTCAATCCATTTCACATGCAGCAGTACCATCAGCGATTCAAGCAGGGAGGCAAAGAAGAAGAGCAGGATGGAGAACTGAATCCCCTCACCGAAGCGCATCTCACCGTTCGTTCCCTCACGGTTGTATTTCACCAGGAAGTAGAAGAGCAACAGCGGGGTGCCGATGCTCAGTATGGTTCCGATGAAGCTAAGCAGCGGATGCAGCTCACCGGTGATCACAAACAGGTACTTGAACACCCAGTATACTCCCAGTACCAATCCGGCCTGCATGGCGTAGTTCAGTATCTGATTTTTATTCGATTCCATTCTTTTCACTTTGTGATGCAAAAGTAATCAAAATAATGCATATGAAAGGAACCGGTCGGCGGTTAATCACAAAAAAGAGGGAGACCCGTTGGTACGAGTCTCCCCTTGTCGCTGATCCCTTGTAGGGGCAGCGTTTATTGTCTGTTGGCGTTGTTATCCGCCTCCTTCTCAGTTTTTGTTCGGGGGAGGATCAGGTTAAGCAGTACACCGATCACGGCAGAGAGGCCGATACCGGTCATGCTGACGGTACCCACCTGCAGTATGGCGCCGCCGATTCCGGTAGTGAGGATGAGCGATACGATGATCAGGTTGCGCGAGTTGCTCATGTCTGTTCTGTTCTGGACCATGTTGTTGACGCCAGTGGCAGCGATCATACCGAAGAGCAGGAGCATGATACCTCCCAGCACGGCACCGGGGATCGCTTTGAGCAGGGCGCTCACCTTGGCCACCATTGAGAAGATGATGCCGGTGATGGCGGCGATGCGGATCACGGCCGGGTCGGTCACCTTTGTAAGCACCATGGCACCGGTCACCTCCGAGTAGGTGGTAACGGGAGGACCGCCGATCAGTCCCGCCAGGCAGCAGGCGATACCGTCACCCAACATGGTGCGGTGCAGTCCGGGTGTCTTCACGAAGTCCTTGCCGGCCACCTGGCTCACGGTGAAGACATCGCCCACGTGCTCAATCACCGGTGCAATGGCTACGGGGATGAGGAAGAGGATCGCCTCCCATGAGAACTCCGGTTTCACGAACTGTGGCAATCCCAGCCAGGGAGCGGCCGCCACCCCGGAGAAATCGACCCGTCCCATGATGGCGGCGACGGTGAAGCCGACGATGATGCCGGCGAAGATGGGGATCAGTTTCAATAAACCCTTGGCATACATGCTCACCACGATGGCGGTGACCAGCGCGATGATGGCCAGGAGCCAGTCCTCAGAGGCCATGTTGACCCCTGTGCCGGCGAGTGAGAGGCCGATCAGCATGATCACGGGACCGATCACCACAGGCGGGAAGAGTCGTTTGATCAGGTTCACCCCCTGCCATTTCACCAGGGCGCTCATCAGGAAGTAGACCGCACCCACGGCGATCAGTCCCGAGAGGGTGCCGGGCAGTCCGTAGAGCTCGGTGGCTTTGAGGATCGGTGCGATGAAGGCGAAGCTGCTGCCCAAAAAAATAGGGACCATGCCTTTCGTTACGAGGTGAAAGATCAATGTCCCTATTCCTGCGGTAAACAGTGCGGTGGAAGGATCGAGTCCGACGAGTAGTGGTACCAAAACGGTGGCGCCGAAGGCCACAAAGAGGAATTGAACCCCGACGACCGTTTTTAACGCGGGGCTGAGTTGCTTTTTGTTTTCCATTCAGTTGTTAAAATCATGATTTGCCTGCAAAGGTAAATGATTTTAGCTTTAACGAAAAACATTTATTTAGTAAAAAAAGATGTTTTGGAGCACTTTTCCAAAACCCCTTTTCGATGGGAATCACCTCCCTTCTGTTTGTCCCATTTCGGTCACTATCGCCTCCTCAGGGAAGCATCCATGCTAGGGCGAAGAGGAGGGATGCCTGCCAGTTGATGGCGATCTCGTTGTGCGAGTAGCTCTCCTCCTCATCCACCCAGTCGGTGGCACTGTGACCGCCGCCCACCAGGTAGCCGGGCCAGGGTGCCTCCACCGTGTCGGCACCCGAGCGCCTGTCGTGCGGATGCTTGGGCGGGTTGATGCCCAGTCCGGTCACATAGGAACGGTTGTAGTAGTTTCGTCCGAAGAGGTGTGCGATCTGTGTGAGCGCCGTCTCACGGTAACTGTTTTCCGGCCGTAGCCTCTCTGCCACGTAGAGGTTGAGTGTCTGTCGTGCCAGGCTACCGTTACAACCCCAGTAGTAGCGCACCAGCGATCGTCCATAGGCATCGTTGCGGGCGCGTGTCACCATGTTGTCGGCAGCTTTCAGCGCGTTTTCCCGGATACGCTTTTCGGCAGCTTTATCCTTCCCCTCCCGTTCTGAAAGGAGGTAGGTGAACATACCCAGGTTGGCCACGTTGCCCCAGTCCCAGTCCTCATCCACCCGGTAGTTGATTGCTGCTGCCCGCTGTTCGAAGTCACGCAGGTAAGCCTCCTCGCCGGTGGTCTGCCACAGCTCGGCAGCAGCCCAGAGCCTGTCATCCGGATCGGTGGTCTGGTAGCCACCTGTCTGGAAGTCGCCCTGTATGAAGGGCTTCTCTTCGGGGTGCTTTTGCAGGTAGTCGTAGCTGAGCCTTGCCGCTGCCAGCAGCCTGTCGGTATAAGCCTGGTCGTAAGGTGCGAAGATGCGCGCCGCCTGTGCGGTCATCGCCGCGAAGGAGACGGTTGCGGCCGAACTCCATTCGGTGAAGTAGCGCTTCTCTTTGTCATCCTGTGGCATGATAAAGCCGGAGAAATTGGTTCGGGTGAGCTTGTGCGACACCCGTCCGCTGCCGTCGGCGTATTGCATCTTGAGTACCCAGTCCATCTCCCACTTCAGCTCCTGCAGGTAGGGGGGCAGACCGGGTGCGGTCTCCGGCAGCTGCAGGTCGATCTTCTCTATCTGTGGTTGGAACTGCTCCCAGGCCATTGAGAGGATGCCCATGGTGATGCCGGCATTGACAATGTACTTGCCGTGGTCGCCTGCGTCGTGCCAGCCGCCGGTGCCGTCGCGCTGCACTCCTTTCTCTCCGAGGTAGTCGAGGTAGCCATCCTCCAGGTGACACGCTTTGGTGCAGAAGTGTTCGCCATTGTGTTCACCAGCTACGGCCATGCCGCAGCGCCAGAGGTAGAAGCCCCGCATGGCGGTACGAAAAGGATCACTATGGATGATCATACCCAGGGGGAAGGTAACGGAGCGGCTTCCGTCCGGCAACTCGAGGTAGTAGCTGCCCGGGCGCTGCAGTGCGGAGAAGTCGGCCATTAACACCTCCTGCCCTGTATCCTCCTGATAGAAGGGACCGGAGGTCTTGCCGCTGAATAATGTTTCGTTTGTCTCTGCATTCTTCACTACGAAGGTGGGAACATCGGCAGTAATGGTCGCCTCTTTCTCCTGTTGTGGCAGGTAACCGAGTGAGTTGAGGCGGATGGTTCCTGCCGGCTGCTGTGCGGCGAGCAGGGTGAAGAGGGATAGGAACAAGGTTGTAAGGATCGTTTTCATGCTTATAAAGGTTTCTAGGTTAGTACGTTATTACGTTATTGAGTTTGTAAGTTCGATGTTCGATGTTTTTAGTTCATAGTTCGATGTTCCTGGCATATCATTTTTCAATCGGCAATTTGATCTCCGGCTGGTTGCGGTTGATACGGGTGTTGCCCGCGTCGGAGGAGATGGCATGCGCGCGCATCGCCTCTTCGGGGTAGGGTCGCATCAGTTGCTCCACGCTGTTGCGTTTGGTGGCAGGGTCGATCCAGGCAGCCAGACCGTCTCGTCGGCCGGGTAGATGTAGTAGGGATGCTTCTTACCGTTCTCGTGGCGCCACTCGAAGAAGCCATCCACCACCAACACGCAGCGCTGGCTGACGATCGACTGCTTGTAGGAGGGTTTCTCGTAGATGGTGTCAGCGCGCGCGTTGAGCGTCATCTTCTGTAGCTCGGTGGCCCGCTCCTCCACCGCGAAGGAGGGGATCAGTCCCCACTCCGAGAGGGTGATGGCACCCTGGCGGATCACCGGCAGGCGGGGGTGTGCGAAGCCGGAGA
This genomic window from Dysgonomonadaceae bacterium zrk40 contains:
- a CDS encoding glycosyltransferase, which codes for MDISVVIPLYNEEESLPELHDWIRRVMEEQGFSYEIIFVDDGSTDGSWQVISQLRKESEKVKAIKFRRNYGKSPALHCAFEKAQGEVVITMDADLQDSPDEIPELYRMVSEEGYDLVSGWKKKRYDAKITKNLPSKLFNATARSVSGIRLHDFNCGLKAYKSALAKDIEIYNDMHRYIPVLAKNAGYRKITEKVVQHQARKYGSSKFGASRFVNGYLDLMTLWFLNRFGRKPMHFFGLWGSLMFLIGFVAVILVGAIKLYDMHHGNPYTLVTDSPYFYISLTMMVLGTLLFLAGFLGELVSRNSPERNHYRVEEEI
- a CDS encoding DUF4199 domain-containing protein, which encodes MESNKNQILNYAMQAGLVLGVYWVFKYLFVITGELHPLLSFIGTILSIGTPLLLFYFLVKYNREGTNGEMRFGEGIQFSILLFFFASLLESLMVLLHVKWIDPLYIGGIYEAMMQMASQMPIGKELAAQLTDQPLPGAITYVFSNVIMADVFLGLILSLLIVPLAMRYKRNETA
- a CDS encoding uracil-xanthine permease; this encodes MENKKQLSPALKTVVGVQFLFVAFGATVLVPLLVGLDPSTALFTAGIGTLIFHLVTKGMVPIFLGSSFAFIAPILKATELYGLPGTLSGLIAVGAVYFLMSALVKWQGVNLIKRLFPPVVIGPVIMLIGLSLAGTGVNMASEDWLLAIIALVTAIVVSMYAKGLLKLIPIFAGIIVGFTVAAIMGRVDFSGVAAAPWLGLPQFVKPEFSWEAILFLIPVAIAPVIEHVGDVFTVSQVAGKDFVKTPGLHRTMLGDGIACCLAGLIGGPPVTTYSEVTGAMVLTKVTDPAVIRIAAITGIIFSMVAKVSALLKAIPGAVLGGIMLLLFGMIAATGVNNMVQNRTDMSNSRNLIIVSLILTTGIGGAILQVGTVSMTGIGLSAVIGVLLNLILPRTKTEKEADNNANRQ
- a CDS encoding glycoside hydrolase family 9 protein translates to MKTILTTLFLSLFTLLAAQQPAGTIRLNSLGYLPQQEKEATITADVPTFVVKNAETNETLFSGKTSGPFYQEDTGQEVLMADFSALQRPGSYYLELPDGSRSVTFPLGMIIHSDPFRTAMRGFYLWRCGMAVAGEHNGEHFCTKACHLEDGYLDYLGEKGVQRDGTGGWHDAGDHGKYIVNAGITMGILSMAWEQFQPQIEKIDLQLPETAPGLPPYLQELKWEMDWVLKMQYADGSGRVSHKLTRTNFSGFIMPQDDKEKRYFTEWSSAATVSFAAMTAQAARIFAPYDQAYTDRLLAAARLSYDYLQKHPEEKPFIQGDFQTGGYQTTDPDDRLWAAAELWQTTGEEAYLRDFEQRAAAINYRVDEDWDWGNVANLGMFTYLLSEREGKDKAAEKRIRENALKAADNMVTRARNDAYGRSLVRYYWGCNGSLARQTLNLYVAERLRPENSYRETALTQIAHLFGRNYYNRSYVTGLGINPPKHPHDRRSGADTVEAPWPGYLVGGGHSATDWVDEEESYSHNEIAINWQASLLFALAWMLP
- a CDS encoding SOS response-associated peptidase family protein — translated: MCFTVSVEKKAKEAIREYLQSHAGVQMPLAFEEEHYLVSGFAHPRLPVIRQGAITLSEWGLIPSFAVEERATELQKMTLNARADTIYEKPSYKQSIVSQRCVLVVDGFFEWRHENGKKHPYYIYPADETVWLPGSTLPPNATAWSN